The following are from one region of the Canis lupus baileyi chromosome 25, mCanLup2.hap1, whole genome shotgun sequence genome:
- the AAAS gene encoding aladin isoform X2 gives MCSLGLFPPPPPRGQVTLYEHNNELATGSSYESPPPDFRGQWINLPVLNLTKDPLKAPGRLDHGTRTAFIHHREQVWKRCINVWRDMGLFGVLNEIANSEEEVFEWVKTASSWALALCRWASSLHGSLFPHLSLRSEDLIAEFAQVTNWSSCCLRVFAWHPHTNKFAVALLDDSIRVYNANSTIVPSLKHRLQRNVAALAWKPLSASVLAVACQTCILIWTLDPTSLSTRPSSGCAQVLAHPGHAPVTSLAWAPSGGRLLSASPVDAAILVWEVATETCVPLPWFRGGGVTNLLWSPDGSKVLATTPSAVFRVWEAQMWTCERWPTLSGRCQTGCWSPDGNRLLFTVLGEPLIYSLAFPERGGEGQGRVGGAKSATIVADLSETTVQTPDGEERLGGEAHSMVWDPSGERLAVLMKGNPRVQDGKPVILLFRTRNSPVFELLPCGIIQGEPGAQAQLITFHPSFNKGALLSVCWSTGRIAHIPLYFVNAQFPRFSPVLGRTQEPPAGGGGSTHDLPLFTETSPTSAPWDPLPGPSLGLSHSPHSHF, from the exons ATGTGCTCCCTGGGGCTgttcccgccgccgccgcccagggGTCAAGTCACCCTCTACGAGCACAATAACGAGTTGGCGACAGGCAGTAGCTATGAGAGTCCGCCTCCCGACTTCCGGGGCCAG TGGATCAATCTTCCTGTGCTGAACCTGACTAAGGATCCCCTGAAGGCCCCTGGGAGGCTGGACCACGGCACAAGAACCGCCTTCATCCATCACCGCGAGCAAGTGTGGAAGAGATGCATCAACGTATG GCGTGATATGGGCCTTTTTGGGGTGCTGAATGAAATTGCAAACTCGGAGGAGGAGG TGTTCGAGTGGGTGAAGACGGCGTCCAGCTGGGCCCTGGCACTCTGTCGATGGGCCTCCTCCCTCCACGGGTCCCTGTTCCCCCATCTGTCC CTCAGGAGCGAAGATCTGATTGCTGAATTTGCCCAAGTCACAAACTG GTCCAGCTGCTGCTTGCGGGTCTTTGCCTGGCACCCCCACACCAACAAGTTTGCAGTGGCTCTGCTAGATGACTCAATCCGTGTGTACAACGCCAACAG CACTATAGTCCCCTCCCTGAAGCACCGGTTGCAGCGGAACGTGGCCGCTCTGGCCTGGAAGCCCCTCAGTGCCTCTGTCTTGGCTGTGGCCTGCCAGACCTGCATTCTCATCTGGACCCTGGACCCCACCTCCTTGTCTACCCG ACCCTCTTCTGGCTGCGCCCAAGTGCTCGCTCACCCGGGGCACGCGCCCGTCACGAGCTTGGCCTGGGCGCCCAGCGGGGGACGCCTGCTGTCCGCGTCGCCCGTGGATGCTGCCATCCTG GTCTGGGAGGTCGCCACCGAGACCTGTGTGCCCCTTCCCTGGTTTCGGGGAGGCGGGGTCACCAACCTGCTCTGGTCGCCGGATGGCAGCAAAGTCCTGGCCACCACCCCTTCAGCTGTCTTCCG GGTCTGGGAGGCGCAGATGTGGACTTGCGAGCGGTGGCCCACTCTCTCGGGCCGGTGTCAG actGGCTGCTGGAGCCCGGATGGGAACCGGCTGCTGTTCACGGTGCTGGGGGAACCACTCATCTACTCCCTGGCATTCCCGGAGCGCGGCG GGGAAGGACAGGGGCGCGTTGGAGGCGCGAAGTCAGCCACCATCGTGGCCGACCTGTCGGAGACCACCGTGCAGACACCGGACGGAGAGGAAAG GCTTGGGGGAGAGGCACACTCCATGGTCTGGGACCCCAGTGGGGAGCGGCTGGCCGTGCTCATGAAAG GAAACCCACGGGTCCAGGACGGTAAACCAGTCATCCTCCTTTTTCGCACCCGGAACAGCCCTGTGTTTGAGCTGCTTCCTTG TGGCATCATCCAGGGGGAACCCGGGGCCCAGGCGCAGCTCATCACGTTCCATCCTTCCTTCAACAAGGGGGCTCTGCTCAGCGTG TGCTGGTCCACAGGCCGAATCGCCCACATCCCTCTGTACTTTGTTAATGCCCAGTTCCCCCGCTTTAGCCCAGTGCTTGGCCggacccaggagcccccagctggGGGTGGAGGCTCTACTCACGACCTGCCCCTCTTCACGGAGACATCCCCAACCTCTGCCCCGTGGGACCCTCTCCCGGGGCCATCGCTTGGCCTGTCCCACTCCCCTCACTCCCACTTCTGA
- the AAAS gene encoding aladin isoform X1 — translation MGLFGVLNEIANSEEEVFEWVKTASSWALALCRWASSLHGSLFPHLSLRSEDLIAEFAQVTNWSSCCLRVFAWHPHTNKFAVALLDDSIRVYNANSTIVPSLKHRLQRNVAALAWKPLSASVLAVACQTCILIWTLDPTSLSTRPSSGCAQVLAHPGHAPVTSLAWAPSGGRLLSASPVDAAILVWEVATETCVPLPWFRGGGVTNLLWSPDGSKVLATTPSAVFRVWEAQMWTCERWPTLSGRCQTGCWSPDGNRLLFTVLGEPLIYSLAFPERGGEGQGRVGGAKSATIVADLSETTVQTPDGEERLGGEAHSMVWDPSGERLAVLMKGNPRVQDGKPVILLFRTRNSPVFELLPCGIIQGEPGAQAQLITFHPSFNKGALLSVCWSTGRIAHIPLYFVNAQFPRFSPVLGRTQEPPAGGGGSTHDLPLFTETSPTSAPWDPLPGPSLGLSHSPHSHF, via the exons ATGGGCCTTTTTGGGGTGCTGAATGAAATTGCAAACTCGGAGGAGGAGG TGTTCGAGTGGGTGAAGACGGCGTCCAGCTGGGCCCTGGCACTCTGTCGATGGGCCTCCTCCCTCCACGGGTCCCTGTTCCCCCATCTGTCC CTCAGGAGCGAAGATCTGATTGCTGAATTTGCCCAAGTCACAAACTG GTCCAGCTGCTGCTTGCGGGTCTTTGCCTGGCACCCCCACACCAACAAGTTTGCAGTGGCTCTGCTAGATGACTCAATCCGTGTGTACAACGCCAACAG CACTATAGTCCCCTCCCTGAAGCACCGGTTGCAGCGGAACGTGGCCGCTCTGGCCTGGAAGCCCCTCAGTGCCTCTGTCTTGGCTGTGGCCTGCCAGACCTGCATTCTCATCTGGACCCTGGACCCCACCTCCTTGTCTACCCG ACCCTCTTCTGGCTGCGCCCAAGTGCTCGCTCACCCGGGGCACGCGCCCGTCACGAGCTTGGCCTGGGCGCCCAGCGGGGGACGCCTGCTGTCCGCGTCGCCCGTGGATGCTGCCATCCTG GTCTGGGAGGTCGCCACCGAGACCTGTGTGCCCCTTCCCTGGTTTCGGGGAGGCGGGGTCACCAACCTGCTCTGGTCGCCGGATGGCAGCAAAGTCCTGGCCACCACCCCTTCAGCTGTCTTCCG GGTCTGGGAGGCGCAGATGTGGACTTGCGAGCGGTGGCCCACTCTCTCGGGCCGGTGTCAG actGGCTGCTGGAGCCCGGATGGGAACCGGCTGCTGTTCACGGTGCTGGGGGAACCACTCATCTACTCCCTGGCATTCCCGGAGCGCGGCG GGGAAGGACAGGGGCGCGTTGGAGGCGCGAAGTCAGCCACCATCGTGGCCGACCTGTCGGAGACCACCGTGCAGACACCGGACGGAGAGGAAAG GCTTGGGGGAGAGGCACACTCCATGGTCTGGGACCCCAGTGGGGAGCGGCTGGCCGTGCTCATGAAAG GAAACCCACGGGTCCAGGACGGTAAACCAGTCATCCTCCTTTTTCGCACCCGGAACAGCCCTGTGTTTGAGCTGCTTCCTTG TGGCATCATCCAGGGGGAACCCGGGGCCCAGGCGCAGCTCATCACGTTCCATCCTTCCTTCAACAAGGGGGCTCTGCTCAGCGTG TGCTGGTCCACAGGCCGAATCGCCCACATCCCTCTGTACTTTGTTAATGCCCAGTTCCCCCGCTTTAGCCCAGTGCTTGGCCggacccaggagcccccagctggGGGTGGAGGCTCTACTCACGACCTGCCCCTCTTCACGGAGACATCCCCAACCTCTGCCCCGTGGGACCCTCTCCCGGGGCCATCGCTTGGCCTGTCCCACTCCCCTCACTCCCACTTCTGA
- the MYG1 gene encoding MYG1 exonuclease: MGRGFPRALLPRLLRPPPPARPGPRMLRAEPVPPPKRPRGGLMAPARIGTHDGTFHCDEALACALLRLLPEYRDAEIVRTRDPEKLAACDVVVDVGGEYDPQRHRYDHHQRSFTETMSSLSPGKRWQTKLSSAGLVYLHFGHKLLAQLLGTSEEDSMVGTIYDKMYENFVEEVDAVDNGISQWEEGEPRYVLTTTLSARVARLNPTWNQPNQDTEAGFQRAMDLVREEFLQRVDFYQHSWLPARALVQEALAQRFQVDPSGEIVELAKGGCPWKEHLYHLESGLSPPVTVAFVIYTDQAGQWRVQCVPKEPHSFQSRLPLPEPWRGLRDEALDQVSGIPGCVFVHTSGFIGGHRTREGALSMARATLAQRPAPQPPTNPPLAQ, from the exons ATGGGCCGCGGCTTCCCGCGCGCTCTCCTCCCGCGGCTGCTgcggccgccgccccccgcgcggccCGGACCCCGGATGCTCCGCGCGGAGCCCGTCCCGCCGCCCAAGCGACCCCGCGGCGGCCTCATGGCGCCGGCCCGAATCGGGACGCACGACGGCACCTTCCACTGCGACGAGGCGCTGGCGTGCGCGCTGCTGCGCCTCCTGCCCGAGTACCGG GATGCGGAGATTGTGCGGACCCGGGACCCCGAGAAACTGGCAGCTTGTGACGTCGTGGTAGACGTGGGTGGCGAGTACGACCCTCAGAGGCACCGGTACGACCATCACCAGAG ATCTTTCACAGAGACCATGAGCTCCTTGTCTCCTGGGAAGCGGTGGCAGACCAAGCTGAGCAGTGCGGGACTCGTCTATCTGCACTTCGGGCACAAGCTGCTGGCCCAGTTGCTGGGCACCAGCGAAGAGGACAGCATGGTGGGCACCATCTATGACAAG ATGTACGAGAACTTCGTGGAGGAGGTGGATGCGGTGGACAATGGGATCTCccagtgggaagagggagagccTAGATACGTGCTGACGACCACCCTGAGTGCCCGGGTCGCGAGACTTAACCCCACCTGGAACCAGCCCAACCAAGACACCGAG GCCGGGTTCCAACGCGCCATGGACCTAGTTCGAGAGGAGTTTCTGCAGAGAGTAGACTTCTATCAGCACAGCTGGCTGCCCGCCCGGGCCTTGGTACAGGAGGCCCTGGCCCAGCGATTCCAG GTGGACCCAAGTGGAGAGATCGTGGAACTGGCAAAAGGTGGATGCCCCTGGAAGGAGCACCTCTACCACCTGGAATCTGGGCTCTCTCCCCCGGTGACTGTCGCCTTTGTTATCTACACTGACCAGGCCGGACAGTGGCGGGTACAGTGTGTGCCCAAGGAGCCCCATTCGTTCCAGAGCCG GCTGCCCCTGCCAGAGCCATGGCGGGGTCTTCGGGACGAGGCCCTGGACCAGGTCAGTGGGATTCCTGGCTGCGTCTTTGTCCACACCAGCGGCTTCATTGGTGGCCACCGCACCCGAGAAGGTGCCCTGAGCATGGCCCGTGCCACCTTGGCCCAGCGCCCAGCACCTCAGCCTCCCACAAATCCCCCCTTAGCCCAATAA
- the PFDN5 gene encoding prefoldin subunit 5 has translation MAQSVNITELNLPQLEMLKNQLDQEVEFLSTSIAQLKVVQTKYVEAKDCLHVLNKNNEGKELLVPLTSSMYVPGKLHDVEHVLIDVGTGYYVEKTAEDAKDFFKRKIDFLTKQMEKIQPALQEKHAMKQAVMEMMSQKIQQLTALGATQATAKA, from the exons ATGGCGCAGTCGGTTAACATCACGGAGCTGAACCTGCCGCAGCTAGAGATGCTCAAGAACCAGCTGGACCAG GAAGTGGAGTTCCTGTCCACGTCCATCGCGCAGCTCAAGGTGGTGCAGACCAAGTACGTGGAAGCCAAGGACTGTCTGCACGTGCTCAACAAGAACAACGAGG GGAAAGAACTACTCGTCCCACTGACGAGCTCT ATGTATGTCCCTGGGAAGCTACATGATGTGGAACATGTGCTCATCGATGTGGGAACAGGCTACTATGTAGAAAAG ACAGCGGAGGATGCCAAGGACTTTTTCAAGAGGAAGATAGACTTTCTTACGAAGCAAATGGAGAAAATCCAACCAGCTCTGCAGGAGAAGCATGCCATGAAACAGG CTGTCATGGAGATGATGAGCCAGAAGATTCAGCAGCTCACAGCCCTGGGGGCAACTCAGGCGACGGCCAAGGCCTGA